ATCGTCTCATACGCGCTCTCGGCGGGCCACTCGCGTCTCCTCTTCAGCGCGACCGGCGCCCCCGCCTCGGGAAGCGAGGCGACCTGGTGGGTGATGGATCTGGGGTCGCGGCAGCTCACGCAGGTGGGCGCGTCGGGGCTGCCCGGCCGCGTCGTGGCGCCACAGCTCTCGCCGGACGGGAGCCACGTGGCGTATGCCTCGGACCACAACCTCTATGTCGAGGCGGTGGCGACGTCGATTCGGCGCCAGCTGACGCAGGACGGCTCGCCGACTCGCATCAACGGCGACTCGCCACGCCCGTTCGCGGCGGTCAACAACACGAAGGGTTTCCGCTGGAGTCCGGATGGCTCGCGACTCGCCTACGTCCAGTTCGACATGGTGGGCGTGCGGAGCGTCCTGATGGTCAACAACGTCGACTTCCTCTACCCGCAGGTCGATTCCTTCCAGCACGTGAAGCCGGGCGCCACACTACCGGCGAGTCGGGTGGGGGTGGTGTCGATCGACGGCGGGGCAACATCGTGGGTCGAGCTGCCGGGTGACCCTCGGATGAACTACCTCACGACGGTCGAGTGGGCGGCCAGTGCGTCGGAGCTGGTCGTCCAGCAATTCGATCGGCACCAGAACCGCATGACGGTCTTCCTGATGACGCTGCCGACGGGCAGCCCCAGGGCGATCCTGACCGAGACCGACCCAGCCTTCCTCGATCCGGTCAGCATCCAGTGGATCGGCGGCGGTCGCCACTTTCTCTGGATGACGGAACGCGACGGCTGGCGCCACGTCTACCGTCACGATCGCGATGGCAGCCAGCCGCTGCTGGTGACCCGCGGGAACTTCGATGTCGCCTCGATCGAACGGATCGACGAGGCTGGTGGCTGGTTGTACTATCTGGCGTCCCCGGACAACGCGATCTACCGCTACCTCTATCGGACGCGGCTGGACGGGAGCGGCATGCCGGAACGCGTCACGCCGACCGGCGCGCCGGGCACGCACAGCTACAGCATCTCGCCATCGGGGCAGTGGGCATTCCACAGCTATTCGCGGTTCGATACGCCGCCGGTGTCCGAGGTGGTCGCCCTCCCCACGCACCGCGTCGTGCGCACCGTGCAGGACAACGCGGCACTCCGGGCCCGACTCGACGCTGTCGCGCGCGCGCCCTACGAGTTTCTCAAGGTCGACATCGGCAACGGCGTGCGTCTCGACGCCTGGTGCATCAAGCCGCCGGACTTCGATCCGTCGAAGCAGTACCCGGTGATCTTCCACGAGTACAGCATGCCCGGCGGCCAGTTCGTCACCGACAGCTGGAAGGGTGACAACTATCTCTTCTACCTCATGCTGGCCCAGCGCGGCTTCGTGGTCATGGCCGTCGACTCACGCGGCACGCCGTCGTTGTACGGGCGGGCATGGCGCAAGATCATCTACCAGAACCACGGCATCCTTCCCTCGGACGACATCGCGGCGGCCGCCAAGGTGCTCCTCGCCGAGCGGCCCTACCTCGATGCCAAACGCGTCGGCGCCTACGGCTGGAGCGGTGGCGGGTTGATCAGCATGCTCCTGCTGCTCCGCCATGGCGACGTCTTCAAGGCGGCAGTCCCCGGCGCCTTCATCAGCGATCATCGCTATTACGAGGCCGGCTTCACCGAGCGCTATCTCGGCCTGCCGCAGGAATCGCCCGCGGCCTACGACAAGGCGGCCGCGCTGCGGTACGCGAAGAACCTCACCGGGGACTTGCTGATCCTGCACGGGACGGCGGACGACAACGTGCACTACCAGAACATGGAACTGATGGTCGATGCGCTCATCGCCACAGGCAAGCACTTCGCCGTGGTGCCCTATCCCAATCGTTCCCATGGGATGGCCGAGGGGATCAACACCAAGGCGCACCAGCACGACACGCTGCTCTGGTTCTTCACCGAGCATTTCCGCCCTGGTGGAGGGGCGTCACCCGACCTCAGGTGATGCATGTCTGGCGACCTGTGACTGGGTCTGTTTGGCGAGGTACATCGCCGCATCCGCACGCTTCAGCAGGAGATCCGCGCTCTTCCCGTCCTCCGGATAGATCGCGATGCCGATGCTCGCGCCGACGCTGAGGCGCAGGTCATCGAGGGCGATCGGCTCCCCGATGCTGGTGGCGAGCGCAGCGGCGAGGTCCAGGACCGAGGCGTCGCCCTTGACCTCGAGCAGGAGGAGCAGGAACTCGTCGCCGCCACGCCGACCCACGCTGTCCCCACCGCGCACGAAGGCGGTCAGGCGCTCCGCGGTCTCCTGCAGGACCCGGTCGCCGATGTCGTGCCCGTGCGTGTCATTGATGTGCTTGAACCGGTCGAGATCGAGGAACATGACGGCGAGGCGCCACTCGTGGCGGCGAGCCTGTTCGAGCGCCAGTTCGAGTCGGTCAGCAAAGAGCGTGGCGTTCGGCAGGTTGGTGAGTGCATCGTGCAGGGCACGATGCCGGGAGGCCGCCTCCGCCGATTGGCTCCGCAGCAAGTCCGATTGCATTTCGAGGACATGGCCCTCGAGCGCCTCGCGTTCGTCGACTTCAGCGGCGAGTGCGGTGGTGACTTCCACGAGCTCGGCGGCGGCCTCCTGGACCTTCTGCTCGACCGCCTCGCTCTTCTCGATGGTGCGCTGGACCTGCGCGGTCGGCGCGCCGGCGGTGATGTCCTTCTGGAGCGTCGTGTTGACGGCCGCAAGCTCGTGCGCCGCTTCCTCCACCTTTACGGTGACCTTCTCGCTCTGGTCGAGGGCCGCGTGCAAGGCGGGCGTGGCGGCGGCCGGGTCCTCAGGCCTGGAGGGCGACATGGTGGGTGCTCCTGACTGGGGACGCCCGTTCCACGCATGCCGACGGGACGACGGAAGAAGCAATCGTCGAGGGGGGCATACAATTTCGCCAACGGAGATCAGCCCGAGGAGCGAGTCAGTCTCGTCCTCCATCGTCGGATGGAGTGCCAGTGGACATCGTCACGCGTGCCTCGGTGCAGCAGGGTATGATGCGCTTCCCTGCACAACGAGGCACCATGTCATTCGGACTCTACTTCGCCGGTGCGCTGATCGTGATCGGCGGCGTGGCTTGGGGCATGATCAGGGCCGGGCTCCCGACGGTCTGGGTCATCATCGCCGCCGTGATCATGCTGGGTGTCGGTATCCTGAGCGGCGTGAGTCACACGCGGTCGCGCGACTTGCCGAAGGATCCCTCCTGAACGCGCCGAGCTGCGTGCGCTGAACGGCAGTCAGCGCACCGCCTCGCGCAGCAACACCATGAGCTCGGTCTCGGCCCGCAGTCGGTCATCCTCGATCCACTCCGCCCGCACCTTCGCCCCCGCCGCCACGAGCGCGCGTACGATCTGCCGATACGGCTCGGCATCGGGCCGGCTTTCCTTGAGCCAGGCATGGAGCGCCCACACCAGCGGCGGTGTGCCGAAATGGGCATCGGGAAGGTCAAGTGGTGCAGCGTGCGCGATCAGCAGTTCGACCAGCGGCGCGTCGCCTTGATAGGCGGCCACATGCAGGGCCGTTTGCCCTCCTTCAGGCCGTCGCACCGCCGGATCAACGCCGAGCTCCAGCAGGAGCGCGATCACGTCCCGGCGACCATACCATGCCGCCATCGCCATCATCTCGCCGCGATCGGCGAGGGAGACGGTCTTCGGGGGCTCGAACGCCTGCCGCAGCAGGTCGAGCCGACCGATGCCGGCCGCGTCGGTCGCGGTGACACGCGCGCCACGCTCGGCCAGGTGTGCCGCTGCCTCGGGGCAGCCATTCATCAGGCAGTAGCGCACGATGCCTGCGTCCAGCCGTGCGCCGCGCGCCAGCAGGAGATCGGCAAGAGCGTTCTGGACCCCGGCCGCGCGCGGGTGCGAGCTCGTCACGACGAGCGCAAGCGTCGTGGCGCCGCCGCCATAGACATCGGCCTCGGCATCGATCACGGCGCCGGCATCGAGCAGGCGCGTGGTGATCGCCTCGATGTTGGCGGGCGTGCGCTGGCGATAACTCTCCACGCCGTTCGCGGAGGCGTAGTGGAGCAGTGTGCTCCGATGCTCGCGGCTGGAGCGTGCACGCGCCAGCGACGGCTCGGCCCGGAGCAGGCGGTCCAGTGTGGCGAGATCGCCTTGCACGATCGCGTCGGCGGCCTGTTCGAAGGTGGCGACCGACGAATCACTGCTGCGCAGCGCCTCGACGTACTGCCCCAGCTTGGGCCAGCTGTCGAAGCCGTGCGCGCGGGCGATCACGAACTGCGCCTGTGCGATGGTGGCGTCGTTCGGGCGGAGCCGCTCGCGGACGAAATGCATCAGCTGCTGCCCGCGGCGTTCGACGTCGGCAGGGCTCAGCCGGCTGCCGTCGGGCTGGAGTCGCACCAGATCGGCGATCCATCGGGTGACCCAGCGCTGCATGGCGGGGTCGCCGTCGCGACACGCCGCGACGAGTTCCTTGGCGCGCGTGCGGTACTGGTCGAGGTCGGGGCGTGGCGGGAGGGGAAGCGCGTCCTGCGGATTGGGATACATACGAATCTCCTTTCGGGGCGCCTGGAGTCCGCACTGATCAGGCTGAAAGAAGGTTCGTCGATTTTTTGGCGACTGCGGTGGGTGGGCACGGCCCTTTACGCGGACTGAATGCGCCCCAGACGCACTTCAGTGTAGCTCCGAAATTTCCATGGCACAATGTCGTGGGCCATGGC
Above is a genomic segment from Gemmatimonadota bacterium containing:
- a CDS encoding DPP IV N-terminal domain-containing protein, with the protein product MSHRMLSSVALTLAVAMPHPATAQTATRDPLTIERIFTKREFATAPAGWQPWLDDVRGSTRLEPSRQASGLVDLVATTAAGVRTTLVAATELVPLGGSRPLRIVSYALSAGHSRLLFSATGAPASGSEATWWVMDLGSRQLTQVGASGLPGRVVAPQLSPDGSHVAYASDHNLYVEAVATSIRRQLTQDGSPTRINGDSPRPFAAVNNTKGFRWSPDGSRLAYVQFDMVGVRSVLMVNNVDFLYPQVDSFQHVKPGATLPASRVGVVSIDGGATSWVELPGDPRMNYLTTVEWAASASELVVQQFDRHQNRMTVFLMTLPTGSPRAILTETDPAFLDPVSIQWIGGGRHFLWMTERDGWRHVYRHDRDGSQPLLVTRGNFDVASIERIDEAGGWLYYLASPDNAIYRYLYRTRLDGSGMPERVTPTGAPGTHSYSISPSGQWAFHSYSRFDTPPVSEVVALPTHRVVRTVQDNAALRARLDAVARAPYEFLKVDIGNGVRLDAWCIKPPDFDPSKQYPVIFHEYSMPGGQFVTDSWKGDNYLFYLMLAQRGFVVMAVDSRGTPSLYGRAWRKIIYQNHGILPSDDIAAAAKVLLAERPYLDAKRVGAYGWSGGGLISMLLLLRHGDVFKAAVPGAFISDHRYYEAGFTERYLGLPQESPAAYDKAAALRYAKNLTGDLLILHGTADDNVHYQNMELMVDALIATGKHFAVVPYPNRSHGMAEGINTKAHQHDTLLWFFTEHFRPGGGASPDLR
- a CDS encoding GGDEF domain-containing protein — translated: MSPSRPEDPAAATPALHAALDQSEKVTVKVEEAAHELAAVNTTLQKDITAGAPTAQVQRTIEKSEAVEQKVQEAAAELVEVTTALAAEVDEREALEGHVLEMQSDLLRSQSAEAASRHRALHDALTNLPNATLFADRLELALEQARRHEWRLAVMFLDLDRFKHINDTHGHDIGDRVLQETAERLTAFVRGGDSVGRRGGDEFLLLLLEVKGDASVLDLAAALATSIGEPIALDDLRLSVGASIGIAIYPEDGKSADLLLKRADAAMYLAKQTQSQVARHASPEVG
- a CDS encoding ankyrin repeat domain-containing protein, which encodes MYPNPQDALPLPPRPDLDQYRTRAKELVAACRDGDPAMQRWVTRWIADLVRLQPDGSRLSPADVERRGQQLMHFVRERLRPNDATIAQAQFVIARAHGFDSWPKLGQYVEALRSSDSSVATFEQAADAIVQGDLATLDRLLRAEPSLARARSSREHRSTLLHYASANGVESYRQRTPANIEAITTRLLDAGAVIDAEADVYGGGATTLALVVTSSHPRAAGVQNALADLLLARGARLDAGIVRYCLMNGCPEAAAHLAERGARVTATDAAGIGRLDLLRQAFEPPKTVSLADRGEMMAMAAWYGRRDVIALLLELGVDPAVRRPEGGQTALHVAAYQGDAPLVELLIAHAAPLDLPDAHFGTPPLVWALHAWLKESRPDAEPYRQIVRALVAAGAKVRAEWIEDDRLRAETELMVLLREAVR